One window of the Catharus ustulatus isolate bCatUst1 chromosome 33, bCatUst1.pri.v2, whole genome shotgun sequence genome contains the following:
- the LOC117009456 gene encoding LOW QUALITY PROTEIN: zinc finger and SCAN domain-containing protein 2-like (The sequence of the model RefSeq protein was modified relative to this genomic sequence to represent the inferred CDS: substituted 1 base at 1 genomic stop codon), with protein MWQEPKGEPEMALEGSWRVPGGDGPGAAGRGRSRLWASPAEPGGKAGAPERGERPGPIPEPGHPRQPGGLRELGDERAPGPPRLKGALTSPAALGQRHQRTQRAQPLFSSPQQHFPKPGTEEEEEEAVRKRRRMALEAQERASPGRGGGRSSELGLQEQLHDGEKPHKCSECGKGFRKRWELISHQRIHTGERPYECEECGKRFRDSSSLTRHRRIHSAERPYECEECGKRFRESSYLKQHQRIHTGERPYECGECGKRFTLSSHLNAHRRTHTGERPYECDKCRKRFQTRSHLLLHYRTHTGERPYECRDCGKGFKDSCHLIVHRRIHTGEKPYECDKCRKRFRSSSCLLKHFRSHLDERPYECPDCGKSFKENSHLIIHQRTHTGERPYECPECGKSFSQRSQVTQHKQRHHXGKPCECPERGKSFVRCSSSIPHGRIPGRGSSPQIHPGGLREGFYCGAGDVCMWQEPKGEPEMALEGSWRVPGGDGPGAAGRGRSRLWASPAEPGGKAGAPERGERPGPIPEPGHPRQPGGLRELGDERAPGPPRLKGALTSPAALGQRHQRTQRAQPLFSSPQQHFPNPGTEEEEEEAVRKRRRMALEAQAEQELSTESSEDKSPRQNLVQEAVGSGSTAQERNGEEKPRRSRTRRGCKRTARGSQQERASPGRGGGRSSELGLQEQPHKCSECGKEFRWRWELNRHQRIHTGERPYECEECGKRFRVSSSLASHRRIHTGERPYECDKCRKRFQRSSCLLLHYHTHTEERPYECPDCGKWFKRNYNLIVHRRIHTGETPYECDKCKKRFQTRSSILKHYHTHRDGTPYECPDCGKSFKHNSSLISHRRTHTGERPYECDKCTERFLRKNQLLAHYWCHTGECPYECGECGKRFTMSSHLKKHLMIHTGERPYECGECGQRFRDSSSLDSHLKIHTGERPYECDKCRKRFQSSSRLVRHFRTHLDEKPYECPDCGKGFKQNSTLIRHQLIHTGERPYECDKCRKRFQRSSNLLQHYRTHIDERPYECPDCGKSFKENSHLVRHQLIHTGERPYECPECGKSFSRSSHLIRHQRSLH; from the exons ATGTGGCAGGAGCCCAAAGGCGAGCCCGAAATGGCCCTGGAGGGATCTTGGCGGGTCCCAGGTGGCGATggcccgggagcggcggggagggggcgatcTCGGCTCTGGGCATCGCCGGCAGAGCCGGGGGGGAAGGCGGGAGCCCCGGAGCGGGGAGAGCGCCCAGGGCCGATCCCGGAGCCGGGGCACCCCCGGCAGCCTGGAGGGCTGCGGGAGCTCGGTGATGAGCGGGCTCCGGGCCCCCCGAGGCTGAAAGGGGCGCTGACTTCTCCAGCTGCCCTTGGCCAGCGGCACCAGCGAACCCAACGCGCTCAGCCCTTGttttcctccccacagcagcatttcccaaagCCCGGcaccgaggaggaggaggaggaggccgtgaggaagaggaggaggatggccCTGGAGGCGCAGGAAAGAGCCAGCCCGGGCCGGGGAGGCGGCCGCAGCTCGGAGctggggctccaggagcagcttcacGATGGGGAGAAGCCCCACAAGTGCTCGGAATGTGGGAAGGGATTCAGGAAGAGATGGGAGCTGATCAGTCACCAGAGAATCCACACGGGGGAACGGCCCTACGAGTGtgaggagtgtgggaagagattCAGAGACAGCTCAAGCCTGACCAGACACCGGAGGATCCACTCCGCAgagaggccctacgagtgtgAGGAGTGTGGAAAGAGATTCAGAGAGAGCTCATACCTGAAACAACACCAGAGAATCCACACGGGGGAACGGCCTTACGAGTGtggggagtgtgggaagagattCACATTGAGCTCACACCTGAACGCACACCGGCGCACCCACACCGGGGAGAGACCCTACGAGTGTGATAAATGCAGGAAGAGGTTTCAGACCCgctcccatctcctcctgcacTATCGCACTCACACAGGGGAGAGGCCTTATGAGTGTCGGGACTGTGGGAAGGGCTTCAAGGACAGCTGCCATCTCATCGTCCACCGGCGCATCCACACTGGGGAGAAGCCCTACGAGTGTGATAAATGCAGAAAGAGGTTTCggagcagctcctgtctccTCAAGCACTTTCGCAGTCACCTGGATGAGAGGCCTTATGAATGTCCCGACTGCGGGAAGAGCTTCAAGGAAAACTCACACCTCATCATCCACCAGCGCACCCACACcggggagaggccctacgagtgtcccgagtgtgggaagagcttctcaCAGAGGTCTCAAGTGACCCAACACAAACAGAGGCACCACTGAGGGAAGCCCTGCGAGTGCCCCGAGCGCGGGAAGAGCTTCGtgcgctgctccagctccatcccccatgGCAGGATCC cggggagggggagctcgccccaaatccatcccggggggctccgggagggTTTTTATTGCGGGGCAGGGGATGTTTGCATGTGGCAGGAGCCCAAAGGCGAGCCCGAAATGGCCCTGGAGGGATCTTGGCGGGTCCCAGGTGGCGATggcccgggagcggcggggagggggcgatcTCGGCTCTGGGCATCGCCGGCAGAGCCGGGGGGGAAGGCGGGAGCCCCGGAGCGGGGAGAGCGCCCAGGGCCGATCCCGGAGCCGGGGCACCCCCGGCAGCCTGGAGGGCTGCGGGAGCTCGGTGATGAGCGGGCTCCGGGCCCCCCGAGGCTGAAAGGGGCGCTGACTTCTCCAGCTGCCCTTGGCCAGCGGCACCAGCGAACCCAACGCGCTCAGCCCTTGttttcctccccacagcagcatttcccaaacCCCGGcaccgaggaggaggaggaggaggccgtgaggaagaggaggaggatggccCTGGAGGCTcaggcag agcaggagctgagcacgGAGAGCAGCGAGGACAAATCCCCGCGGCAGAACCTCGTGCAAGAGGCCGTTGGCAGCGGCTCCACGGCGCAGGAACGCAACGGGGAGGAAAAGCCCCGCAGATCCCgcaccaggaggggctgcaaaCGCACAGCCcggggatcccagcaggaaagagCCAGCCCGGGCCGGGGAGGCGGCCGCAGCTCGGAGctggggctccaggagcagccccacaaGTGCTCGGAATGTGGGAAGGAATTCAGGTGGAGATGGGAGCTGAACCGACACCAGAGAATCCACACGGGGGAACGGCCCTACGAGTGtgaggagtgtgggaagagattCAGAGTGAGCTCAAGCCTGGCCAGTCACCGGAGGATCCACACcggggagaggccctacgagtgtgataaatgcaggaagaggtttcagagaagctcctgcctcctcctgcactaTCACACTCACACAGAGGAGAGGCCTTATGAGTGCCCTGACTGCGGGAAGTGGTTCAAGCGAAACTACAATCTCATCGTCCATCGGCGCATCCACACCGGGGAGACGCCCTACGAGTGTGATAAATGCAAGAAGAGGTTTCAGACCCGCTCCAGTATCCTCAAGCACTATCACACTCACAGGGATGGGACGCCTTACGAGTGTCCCGactgtgggaagagcttcaaGCACAACTCCAGCCTCATCAGCCACCGGCGCACCCACACcggggagaggccctacgagtgtgATAAATGCACGGAGAGGTTTCTGAGAAAGAACCAACTGCTCGCACACTATTGGTGTCACACAGGGGAATGTCCGTATGAGTGTGGGGAGTGTGGCAAGAGATTCACAATGAGCTCACACTTGAAAAAACACCTGATGATCCACACTGGAGAGCGGCCCTATGAATGTGGGGAGTGTGGGCAGAGATTCAGGGACAGCTCAAGCCTGGACTCACACCTGAAGATCCACACcggggagaggccctacgagtgtgATAAATGCAGGAAGAGGTTTCAGAGCAGCTCCCGTCTCGTCAGGCACTTTCGCACTCACCTGGATGAGAAGCCTTATGAGTGCCCTGACTGCGGGAAGGGCTTCAAGCAAAACTCCACCCTCATCAGGCACCAACTcatccacactggggagaggccctacgagtgtgATAAATGCAGGAAGAGGTTTCAGAGAAGCTCCAATCTCCTCCAGCACTATCGCACTCACATCGATGAGAGGCCTTATGAATGTCCCGactgtgggaagagcttcaaGGAAAACTCACACCTTGTCAGACATCAACTcatccacactggggagagaCCCTACGAGTGTCctgagtgtgggaagagcttctccAGGAGCTCTCACTTGATCCGACACCAACGGAGTCTCCACTGA
- the LOC117009454 gene encoding intercellular adhesion molecule 1-like has protein sequence MGSPLAASRILPPLVLALAGVAHGGSFTVHSWPPVAVVAFGGSVTINCSHTSCPGDKATLALDTPLVATPGPGGQLWQSFWLPNVSLWRPDPVTCSGRCGDTEATASTAVIVYKLPQLVALDPVPALPVGHIHPLTCHVLDVAPLGNLTVTLRRGTETLRTATFGDSEGSASVAVSHELPVARGDHGQAVTCHAELSLRPHGPLFARGAAPVVLSVFDLPEPPHLEAPPILEVATLANATCHLIGAFPVTDINITVTLGGDPLDVTTVTHGDKVTTRAELAPLRPGHHELSCTAQVATVAKTARRKIHVYRVPEVALELSPARVAAGEEVTVTCRAGDTPEMLGDTLETPGDTSETPGDTST, from the exons atgGGCTCCCCCCTCGCTGCCTCCCGGATTTTGCCCCCCCTGGTTCTGGCCCTGGCAG GGGTCGCCCACGGTGGCTCCTTCACCGTCCACTCGTGGCCCCCGGTGGCCGTGGTGGCTTTTGGTGGCTCTGTCACCATCAACTGCAGCCACACCTCGTGCCCCGGTGACAAAGCCACGCTGGCCCTGGACACCCCCTTGGTGGCCACCCCCGGGCCCGGGGGGCAACTGTGGCAAAGTTTTTGGCTACCAAACGTGTCCCTGTGGCGACCTGACCCTGTCACCTGCTCCGGACGCTGCGGTGACACCGAGGCCACCGCCAGCACCGCGGTGATTGTGTACA agctcccccagCTGGTGGCCCTGGACCCTGTCCCGGCGCTGCCCGTTGGCCACATCCACCCCCTCACTTGCCACGTGCTGGACGTGGCCCCTTTGGGCAATCTGACGGTGACGCTGCGCCGCGGCACCGAGACCCTGAGGACGGCGACATTTGGGGACAGCGAGGGCAGCGCCAGCGTGGCCGTGAGCCACGAGCTGCCGGTGGCCCGCGGTGACCACGGCCAGGCTGTCACTTGTCACGCCGAGCTGTCCCTGAGGCCGCACGGGCCGTTGTtcgcccgcggggccgcgcccgTGGTGCTGTCGGTGTTTG ACCTCCCCGAACCTCCCCACCTCGAAGCCCCGCCCATCCTCGAGGTCGCCACCTTGGCTAACGCCACTTGTCACCTCATCGGCGCCTTCCCCGTCACCGACATCAACATCACCGTGACGCTGGGAGGGGACCCTCTCGATGTCACCACGGTGACCCATGGGGACAAGGTGACAACCAGAGCCGAGCTGGCCCCGCTGCGACCCGGCCACCACGAGCTGAGCTGCACGGCCCAGGTGGCCACGGTGGCCAAAACGGCCAGGAGGAAAATCCACGTGTACA GGGTTCCGGAGGTGGcgctggagctgagccctgcgCGGGTGGCGGCGGGTGAGGAGGTGACGGTGACGTGTCGGGCTGGGGACACGCCAGAGATGCTTGGGGACACCCTagagacacctggggacacctcagagacacctggggacacct CCACTTGA
- the S1PR2 gene encoding sphingosine 1-phosphate receptor 2 yields the protein MGSIYKEYFNRDKIREHYNYTKGDTESSAPSRWVGSVLIVLLCCVIVLENLLVLVSICRNKRLHLAMYIFIGNLAASDLLAGAAFMVNTLLSGSTTFSLTPVQWFVREGTAFATLAASVFSLLAIAIERHVAITKVKVYSSDKNCRMVLLIGACWVIAGAIGSLPIMGWNCISDLRDCSTVLPLYSKRYVLFVTTIFTLILLAIVGLYTRIYCIVRSSHAEIATAQTLALLKTVTIVLGAFIVCWLPAFIILLMDASCPVRACRVLYSANYFFAFATLNSAANPVIYMLRSKDMRGEFLRMLCCCGRGRRPQQLGRPGVPLRTSSSLDRGPAAPTAAELVTAPLTRECTTSV from the coding sequence ATGGGGAGCATCTACAAGGAATATTTCAACCGCGACAAAATCCGCGAGCACTACAACTACACCAAGGGCGACACCGAGAGCTCGGCGCCCTCGCGCTGGGTGGGCTCCGTCCTCATCGTCCTCCTGTGCTGCGTCATCGTCCTGGAGAACCTGCTGGTCCTGGTGTCCATCTGCCGCAACAAACGCCTCCACTTGGCCATGTACATCTTCATCGGCAACTTGGCCGCGTCCGATTTGTTGGCCGGCGCCGCTTTTATGGTCAACACTCTCCTGTCGGGCAGCACCACCTTCAGCCTGACGCCGGTGCAGTGGTTCGTGAGGGAGGGCACGGCTTTCGCCACGCTGGCCGCCTCGGTGTTCAGCCTGTTGGCCATCGCCATCGAGCGCCACGTGGCCATCACCAAGGTCAAGGTGTACAGCAGCGATAAGAACTGCAGGATGGTTCTGTTGATCGGCGCCTGCTGGGTGATCGCCGGCGCCATCGGCAGCTTGCCCATCATGGGTTGGAACTGCATCAGCGATCTCCGCGATTGCTCCACGGTGTTGCCGCTCTACTCCAAGCGTTACGTGCTCTTCGTCACCACCATCTTCACCCTCATCCTCCTGGCCATCGTCGGGCTCTACACGCGCATTTACTGCATCGTGCGCTCCAGCCACGCCGAGATCGCCACGGCGCAGACGTTGGCTTTGCTCAAAACCGTCACCATCGTGCTGGGAGCCTTCATCGTCTGCTGGCTGCCCGCCTTCATCATCCTCCTGATGGACGCCTCGTGTCCCGTCCGCGCTTGCCGGGTGTTGTACAGCGCCAATTATTTTTTCGCTTTCGCCACGCTCAACTCGGCGGCCAACCCGGTGATTTACATGTTGAGGAGCAAGGACATGCGCGGCGAGTTCCTGCGCATGCTCTGCTGCTGCGGCCGGGGACGGCGGCCGCAGCAGCTCGGCCGCCCGGGGGTCCCGTTGCGCACGTCCAGTTCGCTGGACAGAGGTCCGGCCGCTCCCACCGCGGCCGAGTTGGTCACGGCGCCGCTGACCCGCGAGTGCACCACGTCTGTGTGA
- the LOC117009546 gene encoding intercellular adhesion molecule 1-like, whose translation MVAPALLALALGTLGAIADIPKPQLHSPHTAVAGEDLWVNCSLSPNAPKDTRLNLVAQNRFGLPLNGSCSDLDWFLKQCQYWVPEDEEGELNVSCEAEMMPYGSRREWKQIRVHVKPRLDCPAQLNWTEGENEILDCRTRGIPDPELNCTKDGITLPVGTPLRAERIHAGIYLCRARNYLGSAERNVTVWVQYSAPDSAPFPLLPVLLGLLLPALALLVLTGLYWWHRHSTKVGEYWLWKRHPRPPGHQGATKGLP comes from the exons ATGGTGGCCCCCGCGCTGCTGGCGCTGGCACTCGGCACCTTGGGTGCCATCgcag ACATCCCCAAACCACAGCTGCACTCCCCGCACACCGCGGTGGCCGGCGAGGATCTCTGGGTTaactgctccctgtccccaaacgCCCCCAAGGACACCAGGCTGAATTTGGTGGCCCAAAATCGCTTTGGGTTGCCACTGAATGGGAGCTGCTCGGACCTGGACTGGTTCCTGAAGCAGTGCCAGTATTGGGTGCCcgaggatgaggagggagaGCTGAACGTGAGCTGCGAGGCGGAGATGATGCCCTACGGGAGCCGGAGGGAATGGAAACAAATCCGGGTGCACG tcAAACCCCGCCTGGATTGCCCGGCCCAGCTGAACTGGACCGAGGGTGAGAACGAAATCCTGGATTGCCGGACTCGCGGAATTCCGGATCCGGAGCTGAACTGTACCAAGGACGGGATTACCCTTCCCGTGGGGACTCCGCTCCGCGCCGAGCGAATCCACGCCGGGATTTACCTGTGCCGGGCACGGAATTACCTGGGGAGCGCCGAGAGGAACGTGACCGTCTGGGTGCAGT acTCCGCCCCCGACTCCGCGCCCTTCCCGCTCCTCCCCGTCCTGCTCGGGCTCCTCCTCCCAGCGCTGGCCTTACTGGTccttactggtttgtactggtggCACCGCCACAGCACCAAGGTGGGCGAGTACTGGCTCTGGAAACGACACCCGAGGCCACCGGGCCACCAAGGGGCCACCAAGGGACTGCCCTAG
- the MRPL4 gene encoding 39S ribosomal protein L4, mitochondrial — protein MIRAGAAALRAWSRGRGWAAVRAGGERQRERGWAEGNRAGNRAGNGTGNGTGNGKGMEGTGRGAGPGPSRRRPRPRPRPPSPAGPPALSPALSPVLRRCHLPVSPALSPVQAWVESLRHPEDTLRGLAELHPDVFAVTPRLDVLHAVATWQRNYKRISHARVRTRAEVRGGGRKPWGQKGSGRARHGSIRSPLWRGGGIAHGPRGPTSYFYMLPMRVRVLGLKVALTVKLMQDELHVVDTLEMPSSDPRYLQDLARFRHWGRSVLIVDVNEFPENISAAVEGLKSITLIPALGLNVYSLLKHQTLVLTLDAVAFLEQRLLWHDRRYSPLYPFSMPYRDLPEPPRAG, from the exons ATGAtccgcgcgggggcggccgccCTGAGGGCCTGGAGCaggggccggggctgggcggcGGTGAGAGCGGGTGGGGAACGAcagcgggagcggggctgggccgAGGGGAACCGGGCGGGGAACCGGGCAGGGAACGGCACCGGGAACGGCACCGGGAACGGGAAGGGAATGGAGGGAACCGGGCGAGGGGCGGGACCAGGCCC CTCTCGAcggcgcccccggccccgcccgcggcCCCCGAGCCCCGCAGGG cccccagcgctgtcccccgcgctgtccccggtGCTGCGGCGCTGTcacctccccgtgtcccccgcgctgtccccggtGCAGGCCTGGGTGGAGTCCCTGCGTCACCCCGAGGACACCCTGAGgggcctggctgagctgcaccCCGATGTCTTCGCTGTcacccccag GCTGGATGTGCTGCACGCGGTGGCCACGTGGCAGAGGAATTACAAGAGGATT agCCACGCCCGGGTGAGGACCCGAGCCGAGGTTCGGGGCGGGGGCCGCAAGCCCTGGGGCCAGAAGGGCTCGGGCCGGGCTCGCCACGGCTCCATCCGCTCGCCGCTGTGGCGTGGGG gtgGCATCGCCCACGGCCCGCGGGGCCCCACCAGCTACTTCTACATGTTGCCCATGAGGGtgagggtgctggggctgaAGGTGGCCCTGACCGTGAAGCTGATGCAG gacGAGCTGCACGTGGTGGACACCCTGGAAATGCCCAGCAGTGACCCCCGGTACCTGCAGGACCTGGCGCGGTTCCGGCACTGGGGCCGCTCCGTGCTCATCGTGGATGT AAACGAATTCCCGGAGAACATCAGCGCCGCGGTCGAGGGGCTCAAATCCATCaccctcatcccagccctgg GGCTCAACGTGTACAGCCTGCTGAAGCACCAGACCCTGGTGCTCACCCTGGACGCCGTCGCCTTCCTGGAGCAGCGGCTGCTGTGGCACGACCGGCGTTACTCGCCCCTCTACCCCTTCTCCATGCCCTACAGGGACCTGCCCGAGCCCCCCCGGGCTGGGTGA